CGGGTGCAGCGGCGTCGTGGCAGCTGAGCAATCTCGGCCCCAAAATGATCGCAGGCGACTGGCGGCCCGGCTTTCTTATCAAGCTCATCCGCAAGGACCTCCGCCTGGTCGCCGAAGCCGCGCACGAGAGCGGGCTCGCATTACCGGGGCTTGCGCTAATGCAATCGATGTTCAATGCGGCGGCGGCCTTCGGCCACGACCTCGACGGCACCCAGGCGATCGCCGCCGCGCTCGACAGATTGGCACGCCTGAAGTAGTAGGGGAGCTGAATCACGACCGGGAGGGCTCGATGGCTACCGAACATCTGCTGGCCGAGCGCCGGGCGGGCGTCCTTTATCTGACCCTCAACCAACCCGACAAGCTCAACGCGCTGAGCGACCAGATGATCGCCGGGCTGCTTGAAGAGCTGGGGCGCGCGGCGCACGACACCGAGGTCCGGTGCGTCGTCGTTACCGGCGCCGGGCGCGGCTTCTGCTCCGGCGGCGACGTGAGCCGGATGCGCGCGCGCAACGAGGCGGCGGGCGGCGGCGCGGAGCCGACCGTCGAGCAGCGCATGGCTCAACTGCGCCGCTCCGAGGAGGTGAGTCTGCTCCTGCACGAGATACCCAAGCCGACGATCGCGGCGATCAACGGCGCGGCTGCGGGCGCCGGGCTCAGCATCGCTCTCGCCTGCGACATCCGCATTGCCGCCGACACGGCGCGCCTGATTACCGCTTTCGCGCGCGTCGGGTTTTCGGGCGACTTCGGCGGGACCTGGCTGATGACCCGGCTGGTCGGCCCGGCGCGCGCCAAGGAGTTCTACTTCCTCGCCGATCCGATAAGCGCCGAGCAGGCGCTCGCGCTGGGCCTGGTAAATCGCGTGGTGGCGGCGGCGGCGCTGAGCGCCGAGACCGAAGCGCTCGCGAAGCGGCTCGCCTCCGGCCCCTCGATCGCTTACGGCTACATGAAGGCCAATATCAACACTGCGCTGACCGCCGACTTGCGCACCCTGCTCGACCGCGAGGCGGTCGGCCAGACGCTCACCGGACGTACCGAGGATCACAAGGAAGCGGTCAAGGCGTTTCTCGACAAGCGCGAGCCGACATTTCGCGGCCGCTAGCGCGCGGACGCGCCGCCGCGCGGCATTCGAGAGCGCTGTGCCGGCGGTCTGAGTTCACCGGCGGAGGTATCCACGATGGATTTCAAGGACATCATTTATCAGGCCGACAATCGCATCGCGCGGGTCACCCTCAACCGTCCCGAGACGCTCAACGCCTACACCGAGCGGATGGTGCAGGAGCTCATCGCCGCCGTCGACCTGGCGCGCAACGACGACGGTGTGCGTGTGCTGGTGCTAAGTGGTGCGGGGCGCGGCTTCTGCTCGGGCGGCGACGTGAGCGGCAGCCCCGAGAGCCGCTCGCGCTACCACGGCAGCCCGATGAGCCATCTGCTCGAGATGCGGGAGAACATGCATCAACTCGTGCTCTCGCTCCATCGCTTTGACAAGCCGACAATTGCGGCCATCGGCGGCGCGGCAGTAGCCGGCGGGTTGACGCTCGCACTGAGCTGCGACTTCCGCATCGCCTCCGACAAGGCGCGCCTGGGCGACACGGCCCTGAAGTTCGGGCTGCTGTGCGACGAGGGCGGAGCGTATCTGTTCCCGCGCTTCATGGGGCTCGACCGCGCGCTCAGGATGACCCTGCTCTCCGAGGTTTACGACGCGAAAACCGCACACGAGTTGGGCTTGGTGACCGAGGTCGTGCCGCACGAGCAGCTTGGCGCGCGCGTCGAGGAGCTCGCGATGCGCCTGGCCGCGGGCGCGCCGCTGGCGGTGCGGCTGGCCAAGCGGATGATGTATAAACAGTTGCAGATGACGCTCGACAATGCGCTCGAGGACGCCGCGCTTTCGGTGATGATCACCAATCCATCGGAGGACGCGCGCGAGGGTGTGCGCGCCTTTCTGGAAAAGCGCCAGCCCAACTTCCAGGGGCGCTAGGGGGGCACGGCCGTCGGCGCGGGTCATTCGCGCCAATTGCCGGCGCGTGTAACAATGATTGCGAAGCCGGAGGGCCGGCCGGCGAGACGCTCGGGGGAAGCATCGGAAGCGAGGTGCCGAACCATGCAAATCGCAACTTTGGCCGTCGCGCTCCTGCTAGGGCTCGGCTTATGCTCGGCCGCGATGGCGCAGAGCGACCTCGACGCGGTCAGCCGCGTCAAGGACTATTACAACGAGTGGTTGTCGTCGATCCCGGGCGTCACCGAGGTGGACGTCGGCAACAATCCGCAGGGCCGGCCCGAGATCGAAATTCACGCGCGCGACGTCACCAGCCAGATCAAGCGGCTGCCGTCCACGCTCAACGGGTTTCCGGTGGTCGTGATCCGCGAGCCGCGCAATCCCGGCGACGCTTCGCCCGCTATGGACTTCGACGACCAGGAACAGAACCCGGCGGCGTCCGCCACACAGCATCAAGCGGTCAATGTGAACGATCCTGCGGTCAACCAGACCGATCGCGCGGCTTCGGTCGCGCCGGCGGCGCCCGGCGCCTCGACCGGGCCGCGGATGCCGACGGCGCCGACCGCGCTCAATCCGCTGGGCGTGCCGCAGGAAGGCGTGCCGCCGCGGCCCGAGGGTGTGCCGCCGCCGGCGCTGCGCTGAGGCGGCAAACGCCGCCGGAGAGGGGAGCGCCAGAGATGCTGAGGACTAAATTCTGTGACCTGTTCGGCATCGAGTTGCCGATCATGGCGGCCGGGATGGGCACGATCGCGCTCGCCGATCTGGCGGCGGCGGTATCGGAGGCCGGCGGGATGGGCACGGTTGCCCTTGCCGTCTTGACGCCGGAAGCGATGCACAACGAACTCGCCGCCGCACGCAAGCTCACTCGCCGCCCGCTCGCCTGCAACGTGTTGCTCCCGTTTCTCCGCTCCGAGGTGATCGAGGCGGTCGCAGCCGCGCCGGTTGAGGCAGTGACGCTGTTCTGGGGCAAGCCCTCGGAGCACATCCCGCTTTTCAAGAGCACCGGCAAGAAGGTCATCTGGCAGTGCGGCTCAGCCGAAGAGGCGCTCGCCGCGCGCCGCGCTGGCGCCGACGCAATTATCGCCCAGGGAGTCGAGGCGGGCGGCCACGTGCGCGGTGTGGTCACTTCGCTCGCGCTGATCCCGCAGGTGCGAGACGCAATCGGCCCCGACGTTCCTCTGGTCGCGGCCGGCGGCTTCGCCGACGGGCGCGGGCTTGCCGCGGCGCTTGCGTTGGGCGCCGACGGCGCGGTGTTCGGCACACGCTTTCTGGCGTCGGTCGAGGCCGCAGCGCATCCTGCCTACAAGCAGCGTATCCTGACCGCGCGCGCCGAGGACACCGTGCATACCACGCTATTCGACATCGGGTGGCCCGACGCGCCCCACCGCGTCCTGCGCACTGCGGCCTATGAAGAATGGGAACGGGCAGGGCGGCCGCCCAGCGGCCAGCGCCCGGGCGAGGGCACGCCGATCGGCGAGGTCAAACATGCGGGAATGGAGCTGCCGCCGCCGGTGAAGTACACGGTGATGCCGCCGACCGAATACGTCGAGGGCGACCTCGAACAGTTCGCGTTCTACGCCGGGATGTCGTGCGCGCTGACCAACGAGATTTTGCCCGCTGGCGACATCGTGCGGCGCATCGCGGCCGAGGCGCGCGAGGTCATCGCCAAACGCCTCGCGCCGCTGGGGTAAACATTCAAGCGAGGCTCGCGCGCCGCTATTCAGGGTCAGAGTGCGAGCAGGGCGCGGACCTTGGCCGGGACGTCGGGCGCGTGCACGACGTCGGTGATGATCGCGCAGGCGTCGGCGCCGGCCGCGAGCACCTGTGGCATCGTGGCCTCGGTGATGCCACCGATCGCTACGATCGGAATACGAACCGCCGCCCGGACCTCGCGCAGCATCGCGAGCCCCTTGCCCGCAACGTTGTTTCTGAGCCCGCCGGGATACATCGGGCCGAACCCGAGATAGTCGGCGCCGCCGCGCTCGGCCGCCAGCGCCTGCTCGACGCTGTGGGTCGAGATGCCAACAAACATCGACGGGCCGACCAGCCGGCGTGCAGCCGCCAGCGGAAGATCCTCCTGCCCCAGGTGAACGCCGTCGGCTCCGGCGAGGAGCGCGACGTCGGCGCGATCGTCGATAATCAGCTGCGCGCCGCGCTCACGGCACATGGGGACGATCGCACGCGCCGCCGCGAGCATCTCGCGGCTCGACGCGTCTTTCAGCCGCAGTTGCATCACGCGCGCCCCGGCGGCGAGCAGGATGCGCGCGAGGGCGACGGGCTCATGGCCGCCAGCCGGATCGATCATCGCATAGAGGCGGGACTGAAATTTCATCGGCAAGCCGACTCATTTGCGCTGGGACGGGCGTTCCTGCCCGCCGCTCGGCGCGGGCGCATCACTCGAACGTCTTGCGCGGGGCGATCCCGAGGTCGACCAGCTTCTTGCGCAGCGTATTGCGGTTGAGCCCCAGGATGCGCGCCGCGCGCACCTGGTTGCCCTGCGCGCGGCGCATCGCCTGCTCGATCAGTGGGCGTTCGATCTCGCCGACCAGCTTCTGGTAAAGCCCGCGCGGGTCGCTTGGGCCACCGCCACGGTCGAGGTAATGGGCAACGCGGCGCGCGATAAGCTCGGCAAACGAGCCGTCATCCGCGGCGGCGCCGGGCGCGATGGCGGCACCCGCCGCGCCGGCGCGGGCGAAGACGATATCTTCGGCGCGGATCGTATTGCCCGGGGCGAGCAGCGCCGCGCGCAGCACCGTGTTCTCCAGCTCGCGCACATTGCCCGGCCATTCGTAAGCGCTAAGCCGGGCGCGCGCGGCGGAACTGACCGCGGTTGCGCGCGCACCCATCTCGCGCGCCGCCTTGTCGACGAAGTAGTTCGTCAGTTCCGGAATGTCCTCGCGCCGCTCGCGCAGCGGCGGCAGGTGGATCGGAATCACGCGCAGGCGGAAGTAGAGGTCTTCGCGGAAGCGGCGCGCGGCGACGGCGGCTTCGAGGTCCTGGTTGGTCGCCGCGATGATCCGCGCCTGCAGGCGCTGGGTTTCGAAGCCGCCGACGCGGGCGAACTCGCGCTCCTGGAGCACGCGCAGCAGCTTGGGCTGGAGCTCGAGCGGAAGGTCGCCGATCTCATCGAGGAAGAGCGTCCCTGCACCGGCGAGCTCGAACTTGCCCGCGCGCCGCTCGGCGGCGCCGGTAAAAGCGCCGCGCTCGTGGCCGAAGAGCTCGCTCTCGATAAGCCCGTGCGGGATCGCCGAGCAGTTGACGGCGACGAACGGCGCGCGTCCGCGCGCCGACTTGAAATGGATCGCGCGCGCGACCAGCTCCTTGCCGGTCCCGCTCTCGCCAATCAGGAGCACGGTGGCGTCGTTGTTCACCATCCGCCCGATGAGCTTGTAAACCTCCTGCATCGCCGGGCTGTGGCCGATGATCTCGCCCGGCGCCTGCTTGCGCACGCCCGCGCCGCGCAGGCGCTCCAGGTTGCCGGCCTGGGCCGCGGTTTCGACCGCGCGCGCCGCGGTCGCGGCGACGAGGTCGAGGTTGTCGAACGGCTTGGTCAGGTAGTCGTGCGCGCCGCGCTTGAGCGCCTCGACCGCGTTGTTCATCGTGGTCTGCGCGGTGATTACCACGATCGGCGTCGGGCAGCCTTCGGCGCGCGCGGCCGAAAGCACTTCGAGCCCGCCGGCGCCGGGCATGATGATGTCGAGCAGAGCGACCTTAAAGCGTCCGCTGCGCAGCGCGTCGAGCGCGGCGGAGCTGTCGGCGGCCTCCTCGACCTGCCATCCTTCGGCCTCGAGGCGATGGCGCAGGACCAGGCGGATCGCCGGGTCGTCATCGGCGACGAGTGCGCGCACTGCGTCGGAGGTGGGACGTCCGTTGCTCGCGCCGGCGAGGTCGTTTTCGGTTTCACTCATCGCTGGCTTATCGTAACAAGATCGCGGGCGGGCGAGCGAGAGCGGGGTCAAGCGGCGCCTGATCGCGGCGCAAGCTAGGCCGCTTCGGAGGGCTCGGGTTCGCGCGCTCCCACCGGCAGCGTCAGCTTGAAGGTCATCCCGCGCGCCGGCCGCGTGGCCCTGCCGTGCACGGCCGCGCCGCGGCCTGCGATGACCCCGCCGGCCTCGGCCCATAGCTTGCCGCCATGAGCGGCGATGATGCGTTGGCTCAGCACTAGGCCCAGGCCTGTCCCGGCAGGTTTGGTGGTGAAGAACGGCGTGAAGAGCTGGGCCATCTCCTCGGGCGCCATCCCGGGGCCGCTGTCGCTTACCTCGACGCGCAGAAACTGGCGTCGGCGGCCCTCGGCGCTCAGGCGGAACTCGGTTTCCATCCGCGTGCTCAGGCGAATCGTGCCGTGCGCGCCGATCGCCTCGGCGGCGTTGCACACGAGGTTGAGCAGCGCGCGCTCGAGCGCGGCGGCGTCGGCGCTGATTTCGGGCAGGCTCGGGTCGAAGACCTGCTCGATGGTGATTCCTGCGGGCGGTTGCGGATGGAGGCCGGCCATCCGCAGCGCGCCATGGAGCACACGATGGATATTGACCGGGGCGAAACTCAACCGCTGGGGCGCGCTCACGGCGAGCACTTGCTCGACCAGCGAAGCGATACGGTTTACGCCCTCGAGAATTACGCCACAGTACTGCTGCCCTCGCGGATCCGCGCGCAGACGGGCAGAAAGCAGCTCCGCTGCGCCCTTGATACCGGTCAGCGGGTTCTTTACCTCGTGGGCGAGCCCGGCTGGCGACAGCCGGAGGTCCGGCTCGCCGGCGCCCAGCGCATGTTCGGCGCCGCGATGGAGTGACAGGTCGTGCAGGAGCACTACCGCGCCGCGCGAAGCGCCGGAGGGGCTAAGAAGGGGCGAGACCTCGGCGCTGACCGCGACACTGCGCCGGCCCAGCTCGAGACGGGCGTTGGCGTCTGCCATCTCCTGAGCGTTGTCGAGGCAGGTGCGGGCCATCGCGCCCAGCCAAGGGTTGCGTCTGATGAGGTCTTCAAGCGAGGCGATGTTTCGCCGGGACAAATCAAACAGCGTCTCAGCCGAAGCGTTCATCGTCAGCGGCCTGAGGTCGGAACCCAATACGACCACGGCGTCGCTCAGACTGTCGAAGATTTCCTGCCAGAGGTCGGGAGTTGGCGATGGACCGAGCGGACGCATCACGGAATGATCTGGGTGGAAGCTAGCATAAAGCGCAAGGCGGCCTAAGTACGGCGCTCCTGAGCCGGAAAAGCGCGAAGTACCCTAATGCGACTGTTGCGCAATATTAGTTTTTTTTGCGCCAAAAGCCTGCCGCAGGGGTTGATCGTCGCCCGCCGGCCCAGTAACTTCCCCCCCGGCGCAAGCGAGAGCTGATGACGGGAGCCAGACTTACATCGCTGGCGTTGGTGGGTGTTTTGAGCGTCGCCTTGGTCGGGTGCGCCACAGGGCCCGCTGACGATTGGGCGACCAATTCCACCGACCGGGTATCCGTAGTCGCGCTTTCGTCCGCCCATCCCGCCGCCAATCCTACGGCATTCGCTGAGCCTTCGGCTACCGCCGGGCAGGCGACCCTCGACGCAGCTACCGACCTGGCGGCGAGCGGGCTGCCCTTCATCCGCAACCAGCCCCATCGCGTGGCCCCGTTCCCGCTCGTTCTCAATGACGTGGTTAAGCGCTACGTCGAGGCTTACGCCAACCACTCCGAGGGCATCGAGGGTTCCTTCCGCCGCAGCCGGCCCTACCTGCCGGCGATGGTCAAGGTCTTCGAGGAACGCGGGCTGCCGCCCGAACTGGTTTATCTGTCGTTTGCGGAGAGTAGGTTCAAAAGCAAAGGCGCGGGGCCATGGCAGCTCAGCCGTGCGACTGCGCGTCGCTACCATCTGATCGTCAACCGCTACATCGATGAGCGTCGTGATCCGATTAAATCAACCCGCGCTGCCGCTGAATACCTCGCTGCGTTGCATGACGAGGCGGGCGACTGGAACATGGCGCTGGTCGGATGGAACCGCGGCGAGAAGGCGCTCGACCGCTATTGGTCGCTGCGCGGCGTCAAGTACGGCCAACTGACGGCCCATCTGCCCTACAACACCCGCTCGCTGCTCAACCGCTTCATGGCGGTCGCGATCATCGCCCATCAGCCCGAGCGCTACGGCATCCAGCCGGTCGATTATTCCGAGCCCGTGCACTTCCGCACCCTGCGCATCAAAGGCGGGACGACGCTCGCGCATGTGGCGCGGCGTACTGGCGTGCCGGTCAGTGAGCTGCGCCAGCTCAACCCGGCGTTACTGCATGACCGCGTGCCGGCGAGCATCCGCAGCTATGAGCTGCGGCTGCCGCTTGCCGAGAGCGCGGATGCGGGCTCGATGCTGCGCTTCTGAGCCGCCGTCAGCGGCCGGCGCGCTTCATTCGCCTCAACTGGCCGACCGCACGCGACGGTTCTAATCGACCGCCGACCCGCGTATTCTCGGAGTTCTGAGGTGCGCGGCCCAAACATCCCCGCGCGGCCGCGAACCTGAACGAGTTGCGTCAATGATCAGCGCCGACGAAGCCCTGCAAATCGTGCTCGACAACATCGCGCCGCTCGGTATCGAGCGCGTTCCCATCCTGGACGCCCTCGGCCGTGTGCTGGCCGAGGAGATCCGTTCGCCGCGCGATATCCCGGGATTCGATAACTCCGCGATGGATGGTTACGCGGTGCGCGCCGTCGATATCGCCCGCGCGAGCGCTGCGAGCCCCGCACGTCTGCGCGTGCTCGGCACGGTTGCCGCCGGCGCCATGCCGCCGACGCCGGTTGCGAGCGGAACCGCGATGCGCACGATGACCGGCGCGCCGATAGCCGCAGGTGCCGACGCGATCGTGCCGGTCGAGCAGACCCGCGCCGACGGCGAATGGATCGAGATTCTGAGCGCCGCCGAGCCGCGTGCGTTCGTTCGCCCCCGTGGTGAAGACCTCCGTGCGGGCGAGCTCGTGATGGAGCCGGGCAAGATGCTCGGCGCAGCCGACCTCGGGATGTTAGCCTCGCTCAACCGGGCGATGATCGAGGTTTGGCGTCGGCCGCGCGTCGCTATCGTCACCACCGGCGACGAGCTCGTCGACATTGACCAAACCCCCACCGGCGCGCAGGTCGTCAACTCCAGCGCCTACGCGCTGGCCGGCGCGGTGCGCGAGGCGGGGGGCGAGCCGGCGGTGCTCAAGGTCGCCCGCGACCGCCCCGAGGAAATCCGCAGCCGGCTCGCGGAGGCCTTCGCCTTCGACGCCGTGCTCTCGACCGGCGGCGTTTCGGTGGGACAGTTCGATCACGTCAAGGGGGCGCTCGACGAACTCGGGATGCGCCAGTTGTTCCACGGCGTCGCGCAGCGACCGGGACGGCCGCTGAAATTCGGGACCGTGAATGGCCGGCCGATCTTCGGCCTGCCCGGAAATCCGGTCTCGACGTTGGTGTGTTTCTATCTCTACGCGCGGCCGGCGCTGCTCAGGATGGGCGGGCGGCACGATTTGGGATTGCCCCGTGTTGCCGTGCGATGCGCCGCCGATATCCGCACGGCGGCCAACCTCACCGAGTTCGTGCGCGTGCGCCTGCGCCGCGAAGGCGGCGAGTTCAGCGCGACGCCCACCGGCAATCAGGGCTCGGGGATTTTAAGCTCGCTCGCGCGCGCCGACGGGCTGCTGATCGGTCCTGCGAGCGAGACGACGCTCAGGGCGGGAAGTCAGGCGACAGTGTTGCTGCTGGCGGCGGGCGTGACGGCCGAGAACGAGCCGTTTTTCGAACGACGCCTGCGCCAAAGCCATTGAATCACCAGCGTGGCGACGCATCCGAAGATGGCCGAGGCCACGATAAGCGCCGAGACGTTTATCTGGAACGCGACCAGAAAAGGGATCAACTTTATCTGTACCGGGCTGACGTGAATGGCCGAGTGGATGATGTAGGCGAGCCACAGGACGACGATCGCGCCGATGATGAACCTGGGATTTTTGGCGAAGGCCGGTGCGCTCACGTTTCCTCCTTGCGGCTCGGCGATTTGCCTTGAGGAAAAGCTTGGACGGCGCCCATAGCGTTGTCAACGCGCAATACGATGCGGCTCAAGATAGGGCAGGGATTTGACTTTCATCCGATGCGTCCAGGGCGCGCGCTGGTCCTGGGGGGCGTCAGGATTCCGCAT
This is a stretch of genomic DNA from Candidatus Binataceae bacterium. It encodes these proteins:
- the glp gene encoding gephyrin-like molybdotransferase Glp, with the protein product MISADEALQIVLDNIAPLGIERVPILDALGRVLAEEIRSPRDIPGFDNSAMDGYAVRAVDIARASAASPARLRVLGTVAAGAMPPTPVASGTAMRTMTGAPIAAGADAIVPVEQTRADGEWIEILSAAEPRAFVRPRGEDLRAGELVMEPGKMLGAADLGMLASLNRAMIEVWRRPRVAIVTTGDELVDIDQTPTGAQVVNSSAYALAGAVREAGGEPAVLKVARDRPEEIRSRLAEAFAFDAVLSTGGVSVGQFDHVKGALDELGMRQLFHGVAQRPGRPLKFGTVNGRPIFGLPGNPVSTLVCFYLYARPALLRMGGRHDLGLPRVAVRCAADIRTAANLTEFVRVRLRREGGEFSATPTGNQGSGILSSLARADGLLIGPASETTLRAGSQATVLLLAAGVTAENEPFFERRLRQSH
- a CDS encoding sigma-54 dependent transcriptional regulator, giving the protein MSETENDLAGASNGRPTSDAVRALVADDDPAIRLVLRHRLEAEGWQVEEAADSSAALDALRSGRFKVALLDIIMPGAGGLEVLSAARAEGCPTPIVVITAQTTMNNAVEALKRGAHDYLTKPFDNLDLVAATAARAVETAAQAGNLERLRGAGVRKQAPGEIIGHSPAMQEVYKLIGRMVNNDATVLLIGESGTGKELVARAIHFKSARGRAPFVAVNCSAIPHGLIESELFGHERGAFTGAAERRAGKFELAGAGTLFLDEIGDLPLELQPKLLRVLQEREFARVGGFETQRLQARIIAATNQDLEAAVAARRFREDLYFRLRVIPIHLPPLRERREDIPELTNYFVDKAAREMGARATAVSSAARARLSAYEWPGNVRELENTVLRAALLAPGNTIRAEDIVFARAGAAGAAIAPGAAADDGSFAELIARRVAHYLDRGGGPSDPRGLYQKLVGEIERPLIEQAMRRAQGNQVRAARILGLNRNTLRKKLVDLGIAPRKTFE
- a CDS encoding nitronate monooxygenase encodes the protein MLRTKFCDLFGIELPIMAAGMGTIALADLAAAVSEAGGMGTVALAVLTPEAMHNELAAARKLTRRPLACNVLLPFLRSEVIEAVAAAPVEAVTLFWGKPSEHIPLFKSTGKKVIWQCGSAEEALAARRAGADAIIAQGVEAGGHVRGVVTSLALIPQVRDAIGPDVPLVAAGGFADGRGLAAALALGADGAVFGTRFLASVEAAAHPAYKQRILTARAEDTVHTTLFDIGWPDAPHRVLRTAAYEEWERAGRPPSGQRPGEGTPIGEVKHAGMELPPPVKYTVMPPTEYVEGDLEQFAFYAGMSCALTNEILPAGDIVRRIAAEAREVIAKRLAPLG
- a CDS encoding ATP-binding protein codes for the protein MRPLGPSPTPDLWQEIFDSLSDAVVVLGSDLRPLTMNASAETLFDLSRRNIASLEDLIRRNPWLGAMARTCLDNAQEMADANARLELGRRSVAVSAEVSPLLSPSGASRGAVVLLHDLSLHRGAEHALGAGEPDLRLSPAGLAHEVKNPLTGIKGAAELLSARLRADPRGQQYCGVILEGVNRIASLVEQVLAVSAPQRLSFAPVNIHRVLHGALRMAGLHPQPPAGITIEQVFDPSLPEISADAAALERALLNLVCNAAEAIGAHGTIRLSTRMETEFRLSAEGRRRQFLRVEVSDSGPGMAPEEMAQLFTPFFTTKPAGTGLGLVLSQRIIAAHGGKLWAEAGGVIAGRGAAVHGRATRPARGMTFKLTLPVGAREPEPSEAA
- a CDS encoding enoyl-CoA hydratase-related protein: MDFKDIIYQADNRIARVTLNRPETLNAYTERMVQELIAAVDLARNDDGVRVLVLSGAGRGFCSGGDVSGSPESRSRYHGSPMSHLLEMRENMHQLVLSLHRFDKPTIAAIGGAAVAGGLTLALSCDFRIASDKARLGDTALKFGLLCDEGGAYLFPRFMGLDRALRMTLLSEVYDAKTAHELGLVTEVVPHEQLGARVEELAMRLAAGAPLAVRLAKRMMYKQLQMTLDNALEDAALSVMITNPSEDAREGVRAFLEKRQPNFQGR
- a CDS encoding transglycosylase SLT domain-containing protein — encoded protein: MTGARLTSLALVGVLSVALVGCATGPADDWATNSTDRVSVVALSSAHPAANPTAFAEPSATAGQATLDAATDLAASGLPFIRNQPHRVAPFPLVLNDVVKRYVEAYANHSEGIEGSFRRSRPYLPAMVKVFEERGLPPELVYLSFAESRFKSKGAGPWQLSRATARRYHLIVNRYIDERRDPIKSTRAAAEYLAALHDEAGDWNMALVGWNRGEKALDRYWSLRGVKYGQLTAHLPYNTRSLLNRFMAVAIIAHQPERYGIQPVDYSEPVHFRTLRIKGGTTLAHVARRTGVPVSELRQLNPALLHDRVPASIRSYELRLPLAESADAGSMLRF
- the thiE gene encoding thiamine phosphate synthase translates to MKFQSRLYAMIDPAGGHEPVALARILLAAGARVMQLRLKDASSREMLAAARAIVPMCRERGAQLIIDDRADVALLAGADGVHLGQEDLPLAAARRLVGPSMFVGISTHSVEQALAAERGGADYLGFGPMYPGGLRNNVAGKGLAMLREVRAAVRIPIVAIGGITEATMPQVLAAGADACAIITDVVHAPDVPAKVRALLAL
- a CDS encoding enoyl-CoA hydratase, giving the protein MATEHLLAERRAGVLYLTLNQPDKLNALSDQMIAGLLEELGRAAHDTEVRCVVVTGAGRGFCSGGDVSRMRARNEAAGGGAEPTVEQRMAQLRRSEEVSLLLHEIPKPTIAAINGAAAGAGLSIALACDIRIAADTARLITAFARVGFSGDFGGTWLMTRLVGPARAKEFYFLADPISAEQALALGLVNRVVAAAALSAETEALAKRLASGPSIAYGYMKANINTALTADLRTLLDREAVGQTLTGRTEDHKEAVKAFLDKREPTFRGR